DNA from Papio anubis isolate 15944 chromosome 1, Panubis1.0, whole genome shotgun sequence:
acaggtgcctgccaccactcctggctaatttttgtatttttagtagagatggcgtttcaccatattggccaggctggtgttgaactcctgaccttgtgctccacctgccttggcctcccaaagtgttgggattacaggcgtgagtcaccgtgcccaacCCTTATTAAGTCTTTAAGTGGGaagcttttcttttcacttttattttattttattgaaacattATAACTGATCATTGAAGAAGATAGTGTTATCATTCCATTCTGACAAAACCAATTAACTTATCCAAGCATGTGCATGCTATACACAGAAGAGCCAAGGTTAAAAAGTccctatttttacttattttttttagattcagcagataaatgtgcaggtttcttatatgAGTATATTGTGTAATGCTGAAGCTTGCACTTTTAATGATCCAGTCGCCCAACTAGTGAGCATAGTATCAAATACATAGTTTTTCAAGTCTtgcccccctccttccctcctcctttttggagtccccagtgactgttgttcccttctttgtgttcatgtgtacccaatgtttagctcccacttataagtgagaacatgtggtatttgattttctgtttctgtgttaatttgcttaggatattggcctccacctccatccatgtgGTTGCAAAAATCTTGTGCcttttaatggctgtatagtattccatgatgtatatgtaccacatttttctaaTCCAATGCACTACTgttgggcacctgggttgattccatgtctttgctattatgaagtGCTCCAATGAACatataagtgcatgtgtctttttggtagacttacttattttcctttggctatatacccaggaatgggattacTGGGctgaatggtaattctatttgtaGTTCTtcgaaaaatctccaaactgctttccacagtggctgaactaatttacactcccaccaacagtgtgtaaaccTTCTTCTTTGctccacaatctcaccagcatctgttaatttctgactttttagtaatagccattctgactggtgtgagatggtatctcgttgtgaaATTCCCTATATTTTTATGATTCTCAGGCAGTATCATGGGTCTGTATACTGACCCATGCCCTGGGCATGACTTCCACATTGCAGAATTGACAAGTTGACCCAGAAATGCATTTCGGGCTGAGCAGACAATTATCAGAGGAGCTGGCTAGACCACAGCTATGGTCAGATGTGTCATAGGGACCATGGCCTTTCTGTAGGCTCATGGTCAGAGGTGGAGAGGAGATGTGAACCTTCTTGTGAAAAAAGTCAAAGTGAAAGCTGCCCCGTGGTGATAGGTGCTGGGCCTCACCCACCAGATCCTGTGCATCTCCTGGCCTGCTGGGCTCAGTCTCCACCCCGCTGCTTGGCACTCGCCTGGCAGAATCTGAGTGACGCCTTCTACActccctgccctgctctgccaCTGGCTGTGTCTGAGTCAGAGGATCAGTACTCAGCAGCAGACTCTCCCAAAACCCATCATCTGGGCTGAACCCAGTTTCATGATTCCAAAGGCAAAGCCGGTGACCATCTGTCACCAGGGAAATTCTGGGGCTGTTGAATACCAGCTGTGCTTTGAAGGAAGCCTTTCTGCCATGGAGAGACCAAAACCCCCTGAACGGATTAACAAAGTTGAATTCCACATCCTGGTCATGACCTCCTGCACGGCAGGGCTATACAGCTGTTTCTATCTGACTGGGAGCTCTGGTCAGGGGCCAGTGACTCTCTGGATATGGTGGTAACAGGAGGGAAGATCCAGTCGCGTACAGCGCAGATATGGGAATCTCCAGGTGGAGTTCCCCGTGGGCCCTGTGACCACAGCCCACAGAGGGACATACCGGTGTTTTGGTTCCTATAACAACCATGTGTGGTCTTTCCCCAGTGAACTGGTGAAGCTCCTGGTCACAGGGGACATTGAGAACACCCAGACCCCACCTCTTCTGGCTCTTGGGACACCTACCTTTTAACCACACAGATGGGACTCCAGAAAGACTGTGCCCTCTGAGACCACACTGCCCAGAATCTCCTTCAGATGGGCCTAGCTTTCCTTGTCCTGGTGACTCTGGTGTGACTCCTGGTTGAAGACTGGCTCAGCAGGAAGAGGACTAGAGGGCGAGCCAACGGAGCTTCCACTTGGGAATACAGGAGAAGGTTGAGAACACAAAGACCTCTTGAAGACTGACCAAGAAACGCAGTGGCCATGGGTGGAACTGAAAGCTGATCTTGAGCCTGGACGGTGGGAGCTCTGTGTTAGACCCAGGGAGAAGGGAGTCATTGCAGGAAAAAGGGACAATGGCATTCCATTTGTCAAAGCATCCTGGAGAAGAAAGGAGGTCGGAGAAACAAGCTAAATTTCTTTGGGaggcaaaaaacaagaaaaaaaagttgttttcaaaACTCAACTTAAGTATCCCTTCTTCGGAGAAGAAAGGTCCTTTTctcctatatatattttatatatatattttttcatgtatatatacataaatatatattatgtataaataaatatatatgtttatgtacatatacataaataaaagcatgGTCCTTACCAAACACAATCATCTACTGACCCACCTGTATCTTTCATTAGGATTATGAGGGCAGGGATTTGGTCTTTTACCTCTGTGACTGTGGCATCTATGAATTGTGTGGCATGTAACAGATTTCtaacaaatatttgctttttggAGGAAAAGGGAGCTGTTGCTGTTTTTAAACTTTGGACCAGGACAGGGGGTCTTTATTATTCAGAACCTAAGAATTAAAAAACCCATAATTTATCAAAACAAACTTTTTTGAAGAAACACTAGAGTaaaacttttgtgtgtgtgtgtgagtgaaatATGCAGAGTTAGTATCGTTATAAACAAAGTCCAGGACTCAACGAAAGGAATAAAGTAAGAACAGAGTGGAAACATGAGGCATGTTGTAATTATTCCCTAAACTACAGTAacatgatattaatattttcctcaaaataaaCTCAGAATTTAACATAGTGTTCTTCCAGACGAGTGTGAAGGCAGGCAGGTGTTTTCCCACTGCTGTTCTCCTTGGGAGCTGTCAGCTTCAGTGCACTATTTCACAGCTAGACTGTAAACAAACGTTAATTCCAATTGGCTCAATATACATTCAACAGTAAAATACCAGAAGTGAGTGGTCTCTGTTGTTCTCCAAAATGTGGGATCTTGAACAGACTTTTATCGTGAAAATGTTCATAGTTTGCACGTATCACTCCCAGCTGGAAGTTGTTGTCCAGTTTAACAGTTACATAATATAATCTTTTATGTGAGAATTTTGAATAGCACAACAgagacaagaaaacagactaacTTCTTGGTATTACCACATCTTGGCGACAAGTGAGAGTCCtgtttaaaatgtaaaggaaatcTTATTTGGTGAACCCTGTAATAGGTGGGGGCTGAGAGGGAAATCTAGGTTGCTGGATTTGTCACTAGGGTGTCCTCTACTAAAAACCAGAGGGTTCCAGTTAGGGTCACCTCCcagtatgaaaataaattttctttcaggCTTCGTTTGTGCAATTACACGTGTGTGGAGTGGCAGGTGGCGCCTTTTTTTAGGTCCTGATGACCTGGAGGGTGACTCGTAATCACCCTGAAACGTATGAGGACCCTAAGGAAACCTCCCCTGGGGGAGAGAAAGGGCTGGGGTTAGAGCCAGTGCGTTGGGGCTCGACTGGCACCTTCTGGTGTGAGCGGCACCTGGTGGGGGTTCCACACGGAGCCGCAGCCAACACTGCCCGGGCCCCCCACCCCTGTTCTGAGCCCAGGCACTCCACTCTGAGCAGCGCGCCCCCAGCACCCTGACCGCCTCCGCAGGACCCCGCGCTCTACCCCCAGGCCCCGCGCCCCCTAGCCCTGGGCCGCGCCCCACATCCCTCCCCGAGCCGCAACACCCCACCGGACCGGACTCCCTCGAGCCGCCGCTCGTTGCGGGCCTGAAGCGCAGCGCACCTACTGGCCAGAGTTGCCGAGGGCGGGAAAAGTGGCCAACGGCTGCGCAGGCCCTCGGGCTGCTGAGGAGATGGCGTCGGTGGCGTCGGCCTCCAGGGCCTCCGTGCCTGCGGACTCATTCCGCACCATCAGCCCAGGCAGGCGAGGCGAGAAGGCTGCCTCCGCTGTCCCTGGGGACACGGCGGCCGCGACCATCCTGAAGGGCACCGCGATCCCAGTGCGGTCGGTGGTGGCCTCCCCTCGCCAGGTGAAGGGGAAAGCGGGCCGGGAGGCGGCCAGGCTGCGGCTCCAGCGCCTGCCCGCGGCTCAGGCCGAGGACCCGGGAGAGGCggccgaggaggaggaggaggaggagcccctGCCGTCAGTGCCTGAGGATGAAGAGGAGGCGCAGCCCCTGCCCCCAGTCTGCCTGTCCCGTATGAGGGGGATGTGGCGGGACGAGAAGGTGTCGCTGTATTGCGACCAAGTGCTGCAGGACTGTAAGGTGAGCGGATCCAGGACAGGAAGACGACGGTCAGAAGCTCGCCGGGGCCTGGGGACAGGCATCTGGGGCTTCCCTCGGAGGCGGATGGGGGTCCACAGGGCACAGCGAAAACCTGcgtttcaaaaaattaaatggagTCAACCTGTGTAGAAAGTTCACCTTGTTAGAGGTGCCCGCGTCGTGCCCTAGAGGAGTTAAGGTTCGAGTTTCCGACAAAATTCGTCAGTTAACGGGACAGCCCTGAGAGAATTTTCTGAGAGCTCCTAAAAAATGAAGCTATATTGGCCTTATCATTGCACAGGCATGAATCTTGGTACCTTTATTTAACAGTTTATGCCCAAACATGAGCAAGATCACTTAGCCTTGACTTTTACACTAGAATGCTAGAAATTAAGAGTACTTCCCACTCAGCAGTCCACGAGGCggcatgatatatatatatgtatgtgtgtgtgcatatatgtgtatatatatgtttgtgtgtatatgtgtgtgtgtgtgtatatatatatattattattattatttttttttgagatggagtttcattcttgttgcccaggttggagtgcagtggcacaatctcggctcaccgcaacctctgcctcccgggtgcaagcgattctcctgcctcagcctcccgagtagctgggactacaggcacgcgccaccacgcccggctaattttgtaatttttttaaagtacagacggggtttctccagttggtcaggctggacccgaactcccgaccccaggtgatccgcccacctcggcctcccaaagtgttgggattacaggcgtgagccaccgtgcctggtggcatgatttttttaatatagaaaatacgTATCTGATAAAACGGAATAGagcaaatatttcatgtttctaACCTAGTTTTTTAAGTTGTAGCAGAAGAATTTGTGTACCTGCATATTCATTGCGGTGATAtttataaaaagttgaaaattaagaCATAAACAATAACTAGCTGTCTTATCTATGAATTATTCCAGTGAATAGATctcttttaagtttaattttttgttggTCATGTTTTCCAGTagatgtggtttcttttttttttttttttttgcagtttttacatttatttaaacagaaaacGTGCACATGAGCTGTCTACTCATTTTCTTCACTGCGCAGCCTGGCGTTGGGGTTGGTGACTCTGATGGCTAGCTGGGCAGCTCTTTCCACGATGGCTTTGCGGTTCTTGGAAGAAACATTGTGAGCAATCTCGGCACAGTAAGATTTGTTACACATCAGCAGCACTTCCAGCTCCTTGACGTTGTGGACCAGGAACTTCCGGAAGCCACTGGGCAGcatgtgctttgtttttttgttgctcCCATAACCAATGTTGGGCATCAAGATCTGGCCCTTGAATCTTCTACGAACCCTGTTGTCAATGCCTCTGGGTTTCCGCCAGTTACGCTTAATTTTGACATATCGGTCTGACTGGTGCCGGATGAActtcttggttctttttttgaCGATCTTGGGCTTCACAAGGGGTCTGAGGGCGGCCATGACGCCTTCGAGGAGGAGATGGCTGCCACCTCCGTAGGCAGCGCCGAGGAAGAGAGAGATGTGGTTTCAGTTAAAATCTGTAACTTTCCAGGTCGTTCATTATTTAAGGCTATATTGGTTCcatttgaaaatagaaatcaatttaaaaaacaggtaaaaatctataatttcatatatttatacatagatacattttttctcttattaggCAGAAGATGCTGATGAAGTTATGGGTAAATACCtatcagaaaaattaaagttgaaagaCAAATGGCTTGGAGTCTGGAAGACTAATCCCAACGTATTCTTTGTGAAATATGAAGAAGCTTCTATCCCTTTTGTTGGTATACTGGTTGaggtaaataaattttatttgatctttGTTCTTTTGGAATCAGTTTTTTCAAAGACTAAAATATGACTTTATTATTTGGAGATTGATACACAAGAGTTGACACattttacttctgttttaagtCTCTGAGAAAATTAATAGTGTAAAAAGAAGGTAAGGGGAATATTAGTGCCTATAAACCATTATTATTAAATGGAATCTAGTAGTATCAGACAATATTTATTAGCCTAGTTTTTGctcaaataatgtaaaaataacaaaagtgcatttcttataaaattagtAATTTAGTCTTTAACAAACTTGGgacttctttttctgtctttttcctttAATCTTCATTTATCTGAATTATGAAGTTTACTTCAGATGAGGAAAGAAAACGAAATGGATCAGAAAACTATTggcaaaatttgaaatttttttcctttgaaaagtaCCCTttttcgggagactgaggcaggagaatggtgtgaacccaggaggcggagcttgcagtgagcccagattgtgcagcctgggcgacagagcaagactccgtctcagaaaaaaaaaaagaaaagaaaagtaccCTTTTAGTATAATATCTTCCAAGCCTTTATCtgataagatttttcttttctttctttttttttttttttgagacggagtctcgctctgtcacccaggctggagcgcagtggcatgatctcggctcactgcaagctccgcctcccgggttcaggccattctcctgcctcagcctcccgagtagctgggactacaggtgcccgccaccgcgcccggctagttttttgtatttttaatagagacggggtttcactgtgttagccaggatggtctcgatctcctgacctcgtgatccgcccgtctcagcctcccaaagtgctgggattacaggcatgagccactgcgcccggcctttttttttttttttcttttgaaacagagtctcgccctgtctcccaggctggagtgcagtggtgtgatctcggctcactgcaacctccgcctcccggattcaagcgattctcctgccccagccaactgagtagctgggattacaggcacatggcaccacacccagctaattttttgtatctttggtagagacggggtttcaccacgttggccaggctggtcttgaacttctgaccttgtgatctttagtagagaaggggtttcaccatgttggccaggctggtctcgaactcctgacctcgtgatctgcctgactcagcctcccaaagtgctgggattacaggcatgaggcactgcgcccagccctaataagatttttctttgttaGGCCTGTAGGGTAAACATTGTGGCATGTTTGATTCTGTTAAAGGTCAATTATCCTTAcatagaaattaatatttataatcacAAATGGTACCCTTGCCCCAGATAGATaatttaaatctgtatttttggATACAAGAAAAACTTATGTAACTCATTATGTTATACACTActtgaaagcaattttaaaatatatgttctatGGAAAAGTCAGTGtcagttttacagataaagaatggcatctgggtgtggtggctcatgcctgtagtcccagcactttgggaggccaaggcaggtgaatcacttgaggtcaggagttcgagaccagcctgagcaccatggtgaaacccccccatctctaccaaagaaacaggcacacacctatggtcccagctacccaggaggcggctagggtgggagggatcacttgagccacctgggaggcagaggttgtagtgagcctggggaacatagtgagaccccatctcaaaaaaaaaaaaaaaaaaaaaaagaataccatatTTTCAGTCATAGAGATTACAAAGGAATGTAAAAGATTCTTGGGATTAGTTAATTTTTCAATAAGACTCTATtagttaatttttcattaatactctgtttcttttccttttcctttttttttttttttttttaagataaagtctcactctgttgcccaggctggagtgcagtggtgccatctcagcttactgcaacctcttcctcttggttccaagcaatcttcccacctcagcctcctgagtagctatgactgcaggtgtgcaccactgcacctggcgaatttttgtatttttagtaaaagcgagatttcactatgttggccaggctggtcttgaactcctgacctcaagtgatccacccacctcagtctcccaaagtgctgggattacaggcatagccaccatgcccagctagtagTACTCTGTTTTTTAGAGGTTTGCTCATCTTCAGACTTTGAGTAGTTTTACCTAGATCTTTCACAacttctctggattttttttcatctGGATAAAAATGGTTTTCATctggctttgtgtttttttgtttgtttgtttgtttgttttagcagtataagtttgtggggttttttttcaaTCAGGTTTTATGTGGAAGCTTAACATTAAAGCAGAACATTTCTGATTGAAATAGATGATGGTGTCTTAGCATCTCTCTCAATACCTCATGATAGCCCCTACGCTCCATAAAACTTTTCAAGATCTCTAAAGTTCCATGGAAACTCAGTGGATTAGGTTACCTGTAAGTTCTATCAATTTCTAAGGTTTTACCTGCAATACATTGATTATTTAATTTGTCTCTGCCTTGCTTTAGAATCTGTGAGGGTCTAGTAATGTCCTCTAAATGTTAGGAAGACAAGATGAAACATGAGAACAGAGGTAAAAGAAGAGCAGTATATTGGCAGATTCTAATTCTTTTGTGGCAGAAAAACAAGGGAGAGCAGCTCTTGGGACATCTTAAAATAGTGCTGCACGATTAATATTGTTGTTTTATCTGACTCTCCTTCTTTAGTCTTACTTCAGTTGAAGTATTAATAATGCTATATAATGCTCTTTGTTCTGATTTCACAATAATTTATTCCTATGGACCCCCAATCGCTTTTTCTTTAGAtgctatattagttttctattgctgccacaGCAAATTACCACACTCAGTGGCtcaaacaatacaaatttattatcttacaactctgtaggtcagaagtctgacatggGCCTaactgagctaaaatcaaggtatatGCAAGGCTGCATACCTTTATGGAGGCTGTgtgggagaatctgtttcctggcCTTTTTTAACCTCTAGAAGCAGCCTGCATTCTGTGGCTTGTGGCTCTCTTCCTCCAACTTcaatgtccttctcacattgcatcTTTCTGGTTCACTGCAGGCTAAAGAGGCAGTCCCCTTTTAACAGACTCGTGATTAGAATGGGCCCAACTGGGTAATCCAAGATGACCTCCACATCTCAATGTCTTTAGTTGTAATCACTTCTGTGAAGTccattttgccatgtaaggtaactaacatattcacagatttccAAGGATTAGGGCATGGAcgtctttgggggccattattctgcctaacATGAATTCATAACAATAACCaaccaacaaataaaaaacttagaAACATAGTGTTGACTCCTGAACAGTGCAGGACCCTGCACAGTCAAAAATCcgtatataacttttgacttcccaaaTACTTAACTAATatcctactgttgactggaagccttgcTGATATCATACACAGTTGAttcacacatattttgtatgtcatAAATATGATAAacactatattcttacaataaagtaagctaaagaaaagaaaatgttattaagaaaattgtaaAGGCAGGGCACAGgggtccatgcctgtagtcccagcattttgggagcccaaggcaggatgatcgcttgaagtcaggactttgagaccaacctgggcaacatagcaagacctcatctctactaaaaattttaacatgagctgggtggtggtgcacacgtaTAGTCCTAtctgcatgggaggctgaggcaagaggatcacttgagcccagaaatttgagagcaagaccctgtctcataaaagaaaaatcataagaaagagaaaaatgtatttactattcattataTAGAAATAgatcatcataaagatcttcatttCTGTTGTCTTCATGCTGAATAGGCtgtgaaggaggaagaggaagaagaggagttgGTCCTGCTGTTGCTAGggtagcagaggcagaagaaaatacgCATATAAGTGGACCAATCCAGTTGGAACATGTGTTGTTCAGGGGTCAACCGTACTTGATTGGAAGGAAATCTAGCATATCCTTAATTTTGGTTATAAAATGGtccagaaattaagaaaattttttataaCTTCTGCACAAAGCAGTTTGGCAAAATATATCAAGAACTTTAAACTAGCactttatttctggaaatttcttCTATGAAAATCAGAAATGTGGAGAAACATTGTTTCTTGGCCTTTTGCCTAAGATCCAAGTGTAGAAATGCAGAAAAGGATTTAGGTGTTAAGGTGATcatggtgattttcttttttttttttttttttttgagtctgagtctcgctctgtcacagtggcacgatctcggctcaatgcagtctccaactcccgggttcaagtgattctcctgcctcagcctcccaagtagctgggattataggcgtgagccaccacacctggctaatttttgtatttttagtacagatgaggtttcaccatgttggccaggctggtctcaaactctcgacctcacgtgatccacccgcctcagcctcccaaagtgttgaaattacaggcgtgagccaccgtgcccagccacctgggcttttctttgcatCATATATTCTAGATGGGGTACTAGAAGAGCTAACAACCTGGAAACATCAACATGtgtaaaacagcaacaacaaaaagcagaatGAAGACAGGAAAATTATTGTACTTgaagatagaaaaatagaaattatcaaaTCTTAACaccataaagaaaatagatttaaaaggACAGAACCTCAGGGACATGTTGGACTATAACAAAAGACCTAGCATTCATGTCTTCAGAGctccagaaggagagaagaaagagggagggctaaaaaatattcaaagaatggCAGAAATTtaccaaatttggcaaaagataTAAACCTACAAATTTAAGAAGCCAACTTGAGAAGCATGGTTAAGGGTGGGAGTACTCCCACTGGGAAGAAGGGAATTGCATTAAAATTTACTGGTACTGAATGTTGGGATCCTCTATCTTCTACCCTCCAACTGTGCTTCTAGAACACAGGCAACTAAGGTATATCCATCCAGGAAtaagatttgaaatatttttgtatgatcatatgttaaaaaaaaaaaaaagacttcatgatACTGACTGACCACAGAAAGAGCCTGGGTGGATCAACCAGtgaagaggagatgaggaggagaagaaaggaagagagaagagagatgggggaagaggTCGGTGGCAAGAACAGAAGAAAGCAAATTGTCAAATTGTAAAAGTTTCTCAGAACCAAAGGACATACATTTGTAGACTGAAAGGGCCGCAGGTGTCAACACATAGTGAGTTTAGAATACTGGGGCCAAAAGAGGTTCAATGGGTCTGGAGAGAAAGATAGGATTTATATAAAGAGATCAGAGGGAGGTAGAGATGGTGTCAGACATCAGACcgtactttttgttttgttttgttttagcgaGAAAGGAGTCTCCGCTCCtgcaggctgagtacagtggcagctcgcaagctccgccctcctgggttcacgccattctcctgcctcagtctcgggAACTACAGGCAGCCTGccacagcctggctaattttttgtatttttagtagagatggggtttcaccgtgttaaccaggatggtctcgatctcctgacctcgtgatcctcccacctcggcctcccaaagtgctgggattacacgtgtgagccaccgtgcccagccttttttttttttttttttttttaaatacagggtcttactctgttgcccaggctggagtgcagtggtgcagtcttggctcactgcaacctccacttcccaggctcaagcaatcctcatgcctcagccatgtgccaccatacccagctaattttgtatttttagtagagatgaggtttcactatgtttaccaggctggtctggaactcccggcctcaagacatcctcccgcctcagcctcccaaagtgctgggattacagacgtgagccacctcacccaatCCAGACTTTTTGAAAGTAATTCTTAGTTTTAAAAagctatgaaaatatattttcaaaagttttaggGGAAGTGATATCCTACCGTATAATTTTATGCCTGGTCACACTATAAGTGAAGAgtagaaaaaagacattttcaaatatgtgAGGTCTCAAAAGTTATGTCCAATGCACCCTTTCTTAGGAAGTTAATGGATGTCATCTACAATCAAGAAATATGAAGACATCAGATTCAAAATGTAGAGAAGCCACaacataagagaaaaacaaagagaattccTGGGATGATGGCAAAGTGAAAACAGCTATGTACATAGTAGGCCTAGAGAGCCAGTTCAGATTAGAACTGGTCAGAGAACTCTGGAAGAGTgctttaaataaaaggaaaccagtattttatttcaaacacAATCTATTCGCTTTGAACATATTGAAAAGAGATTTTTACAACTTAAGGAATTTGGGGCTAAATTAATGAAAGCCACGTAGAAAATGAGCAAatggctgggtgcactggctcacacctgtaatcccagcactttggggaggccaaggtgggtggattgcctgaggttgggagttcgagaccagcctggctaacatagtgaaaccccatctctactaaaaattcaaaaatcagccggatgtggtggcgcacgcctgtagctccagatacatgggaggctgaggcaggagaatcacttgaacccaggaggcagaggagttgcagtgagcccgagatcacaccactgcactctagcctgggtgacaaagcaagactccgtctcaaaaaaaaaaaaaaaaaaaaaaaagaaagaaagaaagaaaagaaaatgagcaaacgAAAAGCAATACAATTATTGACTGCTGGGAAAACAACATTTTttgcaggaaagaaaaatcagCTCACACCGTATGGCTCACCTGTGAATCACATTTTTCAAACATATTAAGATAAATGCTGAATACTTAAGATATAACCATACTGGTGAATGAAAGGCCAGAAAAGAGTGGTTGTGTATTATGGAAATGAGGGAAAATGAAAGAGACAAATAAATTCTTATCTTTCAGAGTTGGAAGTCAATATccaatggcaaaaactggaaacaaaactTTAATTAGCAATATgagca
Protein-coding regions in this window:
- the LOC101009930 gene encoding 60S ribosomal protein L32, whose protein sequence is MAALRPLVKPKIVKKRTKKFIRHQSDRYVKIKRNWRKPRGIDNRVRRRFKGQILMPNIGYGSNKKTKHMLPSGFRKFLVHNVKELEVLLMCNKSYCAEIAHNVSSKNRKAIVERAAQLAIRVTNPNARLRSEENE